TGTGAAAGACCTCCAAACCGTAGCGATCAAAAATGCGAACATCGAAATCAGCAGGGGCCCGATTGATATCAAAATGATAAGTGTCGTTCATGAAATCCCCATTAGGACTGAAGATATTGGGAATGATCGGCAACTTTAATTCCGAATCAGGGATGTACAGCCAATAGGAAATGCTGTCGCCACAACCTTCACTATCGGAAACCCAAAGGCTAACTTTAAAGGGACCTTCTCCCTCGAATTGGTGTTGGGGGTCGAAGAGGGTAGTGCTGTCTCCATCACCAAAGTCCCAAAGAACACCATCTACACTACCCGTGCTGTAATTCTGAAACTGGATTTGTGAGGAATCGGCGGTAGGATATTGCCAGCTAAAATCAGCCTGTGGTCCGGTGAATCGGATTTCGACATTGATAATACTATCACAGGCACCTGCATTGAGTTTTTGGTGAATGAAATTGGTGTCGTTTCGGAACCAGCTATTATTATAAAAGAGGGAATCCTGGCGACAGGCACTTAAACTGACCTGTCCTAATGAAGCTTGTTTTAAGCTTAATTGCAATTGGGTGATTTGCCCGCAAGTTCCTCCTGTGCTGAGGGTGTCGAAATAAGTGCCCGGACTTTTCAAATACTGACCATTAAAGAGGAAGCTATCTCCTTGGCAAATGCTCTCGTTTAAGGTATTACCAATACTAAAAGGGCTAAAATTGGAACCGCTACTTAAGCAGGTGGGAGGATCTACCTGCCAGCCGGTCACCGAAACGGAGGCGCTAGAGGGCCAACTATTAGCACTGCTGCCATCGGTGGAGGTATAGCGAGTACAATTCCCATTGAGGCGCACCAGCTTTTGCCATTTCAAGGCATTATTAACTCCGGCCACTTGATTTTTCACAGCCACCCCATAGAGGCCCACCATATCCACGAAAGTGTTGGTATTGCCCAGGGTAATGGCAATACAATCATCATTAT
The Croceimicrobium hydrocarbonivorans genome window above contains:
- a CDS encoding T9SS type B sorting domain-containing protein, producing the protein MRALLLSFLALCSLTVFGQANDLMITEYVDWDPGSGWAIKIYNPTANPINLNAYYVQVYNGSNTSSTGSVQLGGILNAGASIIISNADNTGSSADFKACSDQVRTNLGGVNNDDCIAITLGNTNTFVDMVGLYGVAVKNQVAGVNNALKWQKLVRLNGNCTRYTSTDGSSANSWPSSASVSVTGWQVDPPTCLSSGSNFSPFSIGNTLNESICQGDSFLFNGQYLKSPGTYFDTLSTGGTCGQITQLQLSLKQASLGQVSLSACRQDSLFYNNSWFRNDTNFIHQKLNAGACDSIINVEIRFTGPQADFSWQYPTADSSQIQFQNYSTGSVDGVLWDFGDGDSTTLFDPQHQFEGEGPFKVSLWVSDSEGCGDSISYWLYIPDSELKLPIIPNIFSPNGDFMNDTYHFDINRAPADFDVRIFDRYGLEVFHSSQMDFAWDGKYQGQACGTGTYFLQLQWEGEIYKKFLSLQR